One segment of Nostoc flagelliforme CCNUN1 DNA contains the following:
- a CDS encoding TniQ family protein, translating to MLTKYELWNFKLPLIPPRSHLYHIEPVGIGTPLVESLTGYVARLAEAHCLPPGVLMERELTSVFNKTYGSNNLHKIYPFTGALNGTGVMAADLRQALQILTLRNDLQFLTLLTWSELLPSRNLLRSIRAWCPTCYEERCTTSQLVFEHLLWSLDVVKVCPYHQQKLSQKCPHCCQTNYVLAWRSRPGYCSKCLKWLGMPLGTQISAYQNLEEHDLQFEIWIAQSVGELLAKAPYLTPLPLKDSIAKALCSYVSQVAEGNVAAFARQLQIPRNTVWVWCKGENQPSIKALLRICYCLKISLLDFLIQGVKSANSFQAVRLLPLQSKLQTRASAKSFDANKVQQNLEAVLESNDSPSPSMEEVARRLECDRRTIIRHFPSLCHAISAKYLNDRKAILLRNVQQSCDEVRRIALSLHNQGAYPSEARVSEQMSMPGYLRYREVRTALQDIQCQLGKC from the coding sequence GTGCTAACTAAATACGAGTTGTGGAACTTTAAGCTACCTTTGATCCCACCACGTAGCCATCTGTACCACATAGAACCTGTCGGTATCGGGACACCTTTAGTAGAAAGCCTGACAGGCTATGTTGCTCGATTGGCTGAGGCTCATTGCTTACCTCCGGGAGTGTTGATGGAAAGAGAACTGACCTCAGTTTTTAATAAAACATATGGAAGTAATAATTTACACAAAATATATCCTTTTACAGGAGCGCTAAATGGCACGGGCGTCATGGCTGCTGACTTGCGTCAAGCTCTTCAAATCTTAACTCTACGCAATGATCTTCAGTTTTTGACATTGCTAACTTGGTCTGAACTACTCCCGTCTAGGAATTTGCTTCGTTCTATCAGGGCTTGGTGTCCAACTTGTTACGAAGAACGATGCACAACTAGTCAATTAGTTTTCGAGCATTTACTTTGGTCGCTGGATGTAGTTAAAGTTTGCCCGTATCACCAGCAAAAGTTGAGCCAAAAGTGTCCTCATTGCTGTCAGACAAATTACGTTTTGGCTTGGCGATCGCGGCCAGGATATTGCTCTAAATGCTTGAAGTGGCTTGGAATGCCATTGGGCACTCAAATAAGCGCTTACCAAAATTTAGAAGAGCATGATTTACAGTTTGAAATATGGATCGCACAAAGTGTAGGTGAGTTGCTTGCTAAAGCCCCATATTTGACACCTTTGCCATTAAAAGACAGCATTGCTAAGGCATTGTGTAGTTACGTATCTCAAGTTGCTGAGGGAAATGTAGCTGCATTTGCTCGCCAGCTTCAGATACCCAGAAATACGGTATGGGTTTGGTGTAAAGGTGAGAATCAACCTTCAATCAAGGCTCTTTTACGAATTTGTTACTGTCTGAAAATCTCCCTACTGGATTTCTTAATACAAGGAGTAAAATCTGCAAATTCTTTTCAAGCAGTGCGACTACTACCACTTCAATCAAAACTCCAGACCAGGGCAAGTGCAAAGTCTTTTGATGCTAACAAAGTACAACAAAATCTAGAAGCAGTGCTTGAGAGTAATGATTCCCCATCACCATCAATGGAAGAGGTTGCTAGGCGTTTGGAATGCGACAGAAGAACTATTATTAGGCATTTTCCAAGTTTATGTCATGCCATCTCTGCCAAATACCTCAACGATAGAAAGGCGATTCTTCTGAGAAATGTACAGCAGTCTTGCGATGAAGTTCGACGAATTGCCCTAAGTTTACATAATCAGGGAGCATATCCGTCTGAAGCCCGCGTTTCAGAACAGATGAGTATGCCAGGATACTTAAGATACAGAGAAGTCCGTACAGCGTTGCAAGACATACAATGCCAATTAGGCAAATGCTAA
- a CDS encoding TnsA endonuclease N-terminal domain-containing protein, with amino-acid sequence MLTQEEFEIWCRRLNLTEAAIKVVEQIRSSQPSRLIGGGKNNVAGRYPSGKMGVTIQFESHRNELAYIYKLEHDEDVLEFYDQPPPIFLDYLSKKGRRNYHSHTPDFFVIRKNSAGWEECKTEKDLLKLAQDSPNRWQREDKSKWRCPPAEEYASQFGLYYAVRSSAEISSIFVRNFVWLEDYFQNKQLEVDEAITSAVLTLVKTQPGITLANITNRIEQASVDHLNILIATDRVYVDLYTTFLGQPEQVEVFLDQEEAFAYMQMSKISAPAAASNVCAFKITVGTSICWDGIIWQIVNTGDKSIGLLKDDGKFIDLFNETFEELVNKGKITGFPVFEESIINAEVEELINKASKEDLKEANTPYRAIEPFLNGTYSTKPNRTQRRWISSYRKAEKIYTRGFIGLFPRHKNKGWYREGLSEEVRLLMEEHIGENYENIKQHCIRHAYESFKEICDQKGYKPPSNESYRQAVRNRPLHEQIKKRMGDRAAYKEEPFYWYLYREETPLHGDRPFEIGHIDHTEADVELLSSQDKFSTEESIEQKKIFKSNNTKPFQRNPKRDRLGGQ; translated from the coding sequence ATGCTTACCCAAGAAGAGTTTGAAATTTGGTGCCGCCGTCTAAATCTTACTGAGGCGGCCATAAAGGTCGTAGAACAAATTCGCTCATCTCAACCATCACGCCTGATAGGTGGAGGTAAAAATAATGTTGCTGGTCGTTACCCCAGCGGTAAAATGGGAGTGACTATACAGTTTGAGTCTCATCGTAATGAGTTAGCGTATATTTACAAACTGGAGCATGACGAAGATGTACTTGAATTCTACGACCAGCCGCCGCCTATATTTCTGGATTACCTAAGCAAAAAAGGACGGCGAAATTACCACAGTCATACACCTGACTTTTTCGTAATCCGAAAAAACTCTGCGGGCTGGGAGGAGTGTAAGACAGAAAAGGATCTATTAAAACTAGCACAAGATAGCCCGAATCGCTGGCAGCGCGAAGATAAGAGCAAATGGCGCTGTCCGCCAGCTGAAGAATACGCTTCTCAATTTGGTCTTTATTACGCTGTCCGTTCCTCGGCTGAAATTAGTTCGATATTTGTACGAAACTTTGTCTGGCTGGAAGATTATTTCCAAAATAAACAACTGGAAGTGGATGAAGCAATAACTTCTGCCGTACTCACCCTTGTAAAAACCCAGCCAGGAATCACTTTAGCCAATATAACTAATCGAATTGAACAAGCGAGCGTTGATCACTTAAATATCCTAATTGCCACAGATCGGGTCTATGTTGACCTCTATACTACTTTCTTAGGTCAGCCTGAACAGGTAGAAGTCTTTCTCGATCAAGAGGAAGCATTTGCTTACATGCAGATGTCAAAAATTTCTGCTCCAGCCGCTGCTAGCAATGTTTGTGCTTTTAAAATTACCGTTGGAACCTCTATCTGCTGGGATGGAATTATCTGGCAAATTGTTAACACAGGTGATAAATCCATTGGTCTCCTTAAAGACGATGGAAAGTTTATTGACCTCTTTAACGAAACTTTTGAGGAATTAGTTAACAAAGGGAAGATAACAGGTTTCCCTGTATTTGAAGAATCAATCATTAATGCTGAAGTTGAAGAATTAATAAATAAAGCAAGTAAAGAAGACCTCAAAGAAGCCAATACTCCTTACAGAGCTATTGAGCCATTTTTGAATGGGACTTACTCTACAAAACCTAATCGCACTCAAAGACGTTGGATTTCCAGCTACCGAAAAGCTGAAAAAATATACACAAGAGGTTTTATTGGGCTGTTCCCCAGACATAAGAATAAGGGCTGGTATAGAGAAGGTCTTTCAGAAGAAGTGCGATTGCTGATGGAGGAGCATATTGGAGAAAATTACGAGAATATCAAGCAGCATTGTATCCGTCACGCCTACGAATCTTTCAAAGAAATATGTGATCAAAAGGGATACAAACCTCCCAGCAATGAATCCTATCGCCAAGCAGTAAGAAATCGTCCTCTTCACGAACAAATTAAAAAGCGCATGGGCGATCGCGCTGCCTATAAAGAGGAGCCTTTTTACTGGTATCTGTATCGAGAAGAAACACCTCTCCACGGCGATCGTCCCTTTGAAATTGGTCATATAGACCATACAGAAGCGGATGTTGAACTCCTCAGTTCACAAGATAAATTTTCAACTGAGGAAAGTATCGAACAGAAAAAAATTTTTAAATCTAATAATACAAAACCATTCCAACGTAATCCTAAACGTGATCGGCTAGGAGGCCAATAA
- a CDS encoding ATP-binding protein, with translation MNSPPKPPTAINSRGHPTEFEQIIQEKSLNFVGREFVFTAINNFLDRHRHGYFTIIGAPGSGKSAILAKYVTNNPQVIYYNAELEGKNRADEFLKVVCTQLIDWLHDLRTPPQPSPQARREQDFSQLGGVPDNATEGSWFLSLLLQQISDELEPHQKLIIAIDGLNCIDRNSQPPSTNLFYLPRYLPDKVYFLLTRRPFLREKSGLLIETPSQSLDLADYPEENRRDIQAYIQNYLTPLTPLPYEERGGQDYSPPLVGEGLGERSNLKSWLSNHQINEEEFSDRLTTLSENNFMYLSQVISAIPSLRDATRSLLPLKGTVSVAKAENFYPESFQSNQLPPGLEAYYQQHLHKMFPPKQDTEHSTDVLNVLIQQQKAISVDALAQTTAAIAQIIDTDEYEVEEVLENWLQFLQQKRIASETHYSLYHSNFRDWLGKQQIKPSENFHNPLPATTSNS, from the coding sequence ATGAACTCACCACCCAAACCACCCACTGCAATCAATTCCAGAGGACATCCAACGGAGTTTGAGCAAATCATTCAAGAAAAAAGCCTAAACTTTGTCGGTCGTGAATTTGTCTTCACGGCTATTAACAACTTTCTCGACCGCCATCGCCACGGTTACTTTACTATCATTGGCGCACCCGGTAGCGGTAAAAGTGCCATCCTCGCCAAATATGTGACAAACAATCCTCAAGTTATTTATTACAATGCCGAACTTGAAGGTAAAAATCGTGCTGACGAATTTCTCAAGGTTGTTTGTACTCAGTTAATCGACTGGTTGCATGATTTAAGAACCCCACCCCAACCCTCCCCGCAAGCGAGGAGGGAGCAAGATTTTTCCCAGTTAGGGGGAGTTCCAGATAATGCGACTGAGGGAAGTTGGTTTTTGTCTCTTCTTCTCCAGCAAATCAGCGATGAGTTAGAACCTCATCAAAAACTGATAATTGCCATTGATGGGTTGAATTGCATTGACCGCAATAGTCAACCACCTAGTACAAATCTGTTTTATCTCCCCCGCTATCTCCCGGATAAGGTCTATTTCCTCCTCACTCGTAGACCTTTTTTGCGAGAGAAGTCGGGTTTATTAATTGAAACGCCGTCGCAAAGTCTTGATTTAGCAGATTATCCAGAAGAAAATCGGCGGGATATTCAAGCATATATTCAAAATTACCTAACCCCCCTAACCCCCCTTCCCTACGAGGAAAGGGGGGGACAAGATTACTCCCCTCCCCTTGTAGGGGAGGGGTTGGGGGAGAGGTCAAATCTTAAATCTTGGCTGAGTAATCACCAGATTAATGAGGAAGAATTTAGCGATCGCCTCACTACTTTGAGCGAAAATAATTTTATGTATCTCAGTCAGGTAATAAGTGCGATACCTTCTCTGCGAGACGCTACGCGTAGCTTGCTTCCCCTTAAGGGTACGGTAAGCGTTGCTAAGGCAGAAAATTTCTACCCGGAATCTTTCCAGTCCAATCAACTCCCGCCTGGTTTAGAAGCATATTATCAGCAGCATTTACACAAAATGTTTCCACCCAAACAAGACACGGAACATAGCACAGATGTGTTAAATGTCTTAATACAGCAGCAAAAAGCAATATCAGTAGATGCGTTGGCGCAGACCACCGCAGCGATCGCACAAATCATTGATACTGATGAGTATGAAGTTGAAGAAGTGCTAGAAAATTGGCTACAGTTCTTACAGCAAAAACGAATCGCCTCAGAAACCCATTACAGTCTCTATCATTCCAACTTTCGAGACTGGCTAGGTAAACAGCAAATAAAACCTTCTGAAAACTTTCATAACCCTCTCCCTGCGACAACAAGCAATAGTTGA
- a CDS encoding Uma2 family endonuclease gives MTVQLVRRKFTIEQYHKMVESGILTEDDRVELIRGEIIDMSPIGTKHAACVNRLVNLLGKGVILAAQNPVALNNNSEPQPDVALLKPRDDFYATAHPQPQDIFLLIEVSDSTVMYDREEKIPLYAEANIIEVWLVDINEQIVEVYQQPTAARYQLMQKFASGQTLSIKAFPNVNINVNEIFGR, from the coding sequence ATAACTGTGCAGTTAGTAAGACGAAAATTCACAATTGAGCAATATCATAAGATGGTTGAGTCGGGGATTCTCACAGAAGATGACCGAGTGGAATTGATTCGGGGAGAGATTATTGATATGTCGCCGATTGGGACAAAACACGCTGCTTGTGTAAATCGACTAGTTAATCTGTTGGGTAAAGGCGTTATACTTGCTGCTCAAAATCCGGTCGCGTTGAACAATAACTCAGAACCTCAGCCAGATGTTGCATTACTTAAACCCCGTGATGATTTCTACGCCACTGCACACCCCCAACCCCAGGATATTTTTTTATTAATTGAAGTATCTGATTCCACTGTGATGTATGACCGGGAAGAGAAAATTCCTTTATATGCAGAAGCAAACATAATTGAAGTTTGGTTAGTAGATATTAACGAGCAAATTGTCGAAGTTTATCAACAACCAACAGCCGCAAGATATCAGCTTATGCAAAAGTTCGCTAGCGGTCAAACTTTATCAATTAAAGCTTTCCCTAATGTAAACATTAACGTCAATGAAATCTTTGGCAGGTAA
- a CDS encoding WD40 repeat domain-containing protein, with product MIQGALRLSAYVLVTDKQQLASQLHGRLLNQQMPKEIQALLAQIKQRTTIPWLCALTFSLTPPGGRLLRTFKGHSDWVKTVAVTPNGQQVISASRDNTLKIWNLATGEELFTLKGHSDWINAVAVTPNGQQVISASDDNTLKVWSLATGEELFTFKGHSHWVNAVTINPNGQQVISASRDNTLKVWNLATGEELFTLKGHSDSVNAIAITPNGQQVISASSGKTLKVWNLVTVEELFTIKGHSSLVHAVAVIPNGQQVISASSDKTLKVWNLATREELFTLKGHSSSVNAVTVTPNEQQVISASNDSTLKVWNLATRKVIATFTGEGSIYCCAVAPDRMTIVAGEESGRVHFLRLEGMREESGEK from the coding sequence TTGATTCAAGGGGCATTAAGACTGTCAGCATATGTTTTAGTAACAGATAAGCAACAATTAGCGAGTCAATTGCACGGACGGTTACTAAATCAGCAAATGCCAAAGGAAATTCAGGCATTATTGGCACAAATAAAGCAAAGAACAACTATCCCTTGGTTGTGTGCCTTGACCTTTAGCTTAACCCCACCAGGAGGACGCTTACTCCGCACCTTCAAAGGTCATAGTGACTGGGTAAAGACCGTCGCCGTTACCCCCAATGGGCAACAGGTGATTTCTGCTTCCCGTGACAACACCCTGAAAATCTGGAATCTGGCAACAGGGGAGGAACTATTTACCCTCAAGGGTCATAGTGACTGGATAAATGCCGTCGCCGTCACCCCCAATGGGCAACAGGTAATTTCTGCATCTGATGACAACACCCTGAAAGTCTGGAGTCTGGCAACAGGGGAGGAACTATTCACCTTTAAGGGTCATAGTCACTGGGTAAATGCCGTCACCATCAACCCCAATGGGCAACAGGTAATTTCTGCTTCCCGTGACAACACCCTGAAAGTCTGGAATTTGGCAACAGGGGAGGAACTATTTACCCTTAAGGGTCATAGTGACTCAGTAAATGCCATCGCCATCACCCCCAATGGGCAACAGGTGATTTCTGCATCATCTGGCAAAACCCTGAAGGTCTGGAATCTTGTAACAGTGGAGGAACTATTCACCATTAAGGGTCATAGTTCCCTTGTACATGCCGTCGCCGTCATCCCCAATGGGCAACAGGTGATTTCTGCATCATCTGATAAGACCCTGAAAGTCTGGAATCTGGCAACAAGGGAGGAACTATTCACCCTCAAGGGTCATAGTAGCTCAGTAAATGCCGTCACCGTTACCCCCAATGAGCAACAGGTGATTTCTGCCTCCAATGACTCCACCCTCAAAGTCTGGAATCTGGCAACACGAAAGGTCATTGCCACCTTCACAGGGGAAGGTTCCATTTATTGCTGTGCAGTTGCACCCGATCGCATGACAATTGTGGCAGGGGAAGAATCAGGTAGGGTGCATTTTTTGCGCCTTGAAGGGATGAGAGAGGAATCAGGGGAGAAGTAA
- a CDS encoding GDSL-type esterase/lipase family protein — MHTFLASSSMQLSVPPNHFQPMKIVALGDSLIYGFGDPEKGGWIEQLRRWWMLPDSAGHVLYNLGVRGDRTQQVAQRLEVEFRHRGELRNRVPDLIILSVGVNDSARLARPDGRSYTDFTLFEKEIASLLDLAQQLCPVLFVGMVPVDEAKMPFLDCFYYNHADQYRYKEATRIACTKRQIPYLDIFEQWMERGENWRLKRLSEDGLHPNTLGYQALLEDVINWDAIATYHSKFDYQLKRS; from the coding sequence ATGCACACATTTCTTGCTTCTTCCTCAATGCAGCTGTCTGTACCACCAAATCACTTTCAGCCAATGAAGATTGTCGCACTGGGGGACAGCTTAATTTATGGATTCGGTGATCCGGAAAAAGGAGGCTGGATCGAGCAACTACGGCGATGGTGGATGTTGCCGGATAGTGCCGGTCATGTGCTTTATAATTTAGGCGTAAGAGGCGATCGCACGCAACAAGTAGCACAAAGGCTAGAAGTTGAGTTCCGCCACCGGGGTGAACTGCGAAATCGTGTTCCCGACTTGATTATTTTATCAGTAGGCGTGAATGACTCAGCGCGGTTGGCGCGTCCCGATGGTCGAAGTTACACAGATTTTACATTGTTTGAAAAAGAAATTGCTTCTCTGCTAGATTTAGCACAGCAACTATGTCCTGTGTTATTTGTGGGCATGGTGCCAGTGGATGAAGCCAAGATGCCATTCTTAGATTGTTTTTACTATAATCATGCCGACCAGTACCGCTACAAAGAAGCAACTCGAATTGCTTGTACCAAACGACAGATTCCCTATTTAGATATTTTTGAGCAATGGATGGAACGTGGTGAAAATTGGCGGCTTAAACGCTTGAGCGAAGATGGTCTTCATCCCAATACACTAGGTTATCAAGCTTTGTTAGAAGATGTGATCAATTGGGACGCTATTGCAACTTACCATTCTAAATTTGATTATCAGCTTAAGCGATCCTAA
- a CDS encoding cation:proton antiporter domain-containing protein has product MTITAFPMLARILYERGLAQTRFGTLALGAASVDDAVAWCLLAIVLASVKNSLSIAILAIAGGICYVLFAIFLGQPLLRAFTRMTKRDAGVNKQTLTLMLIILMFCAWFTDVTGIYAIFGAFVLGAVTPRGEFAQQIRQHTEFLTTSFLLPIFFVFSGLNTKIGLINTPTLWGITLLIIAMPTAVNYAIFGKGVACMLAAKLVGENWRESATIGVLMNARGLMELIILNIGLEQGVITPTLFTIMVIMAVITTLMASPLIAFLLQGTSYEKYSA; this is encoded by the coding sequence ATGACAATTACGGCTTTTCCTATGTTAGCTCGCATTCTTTACGAACGCGGTCTTGCACAAACCCGCTTCGGTACTTTGGCTTTAGGTGCAGCATCTGTAGATGATGCAGTTGCTTGGTGTTTGCTAGCGATCGTCCTTGCTAGCGTGAAAAATTCTCTGAGCATTGCCATCTTAGCAATTGCTGGTGGCATTTGCTACGTGCTATTTGCAATTTTTCTCGGTCAACCTCTACTAAGAGCGTTCACACGCATGACAAAACGCGATGCAGGTGTGAACAAACAAACCCTAACTTTAATGTTGATAATTTTGATGTTCTGTGCATGGTTTACCGATGTCACAGGCATCTATGCAATATTTGGTGCTTTTGTGCTGGGAGCAGTGACACCACGGGGAGAATTTGCCCAACAAATTCGCCAACATACGGAGTTTTTAACTACTTCTTTTTTGTTACCGATATTTTTTGTCTTCTCTGGACTGAATACTAAAATCGGATTAATAAACACACCGACTTTGTGGGGAATTACGCTGTTAATTATTGCGATGCCTACGGCGGTAAACTACGCAATTTTCGGCAAAGGTGTTGCTTGTATGTTGGCTGCAAAATTGGTGGGAGAAAATTGGCGCGAATCTGCAACTATTGGTGTTCTAATGAATGCTCGTGGTTTGATGGAGTTAATCATCCTCAATATTGGTCTTGAACAAGGTGTAATTACCCCCACTTTATTCACTATCATGGTTATTATGGCAGTCATTACTACACTCATGGCATCACCACTGATTGCCTTTTTGTTGCAAGGTACAAGCTACGAAAAATATTCCGCTTAA
- a CDS encoding cation:proton antiporter, whose translation MHIVILVLVEVLIIIGLSRLVGLGFRSIKQPLVIGEIVAGIMLGPSLFGLVAPDLAVSLFPPETFPFLNVLSQVGLIFFMFLIGLELNPKYLSGQLEVAVLTSHVSILVPFSLGTLLAVILYPLVSNASVSFTAFALFLGAAMSITAFPVLARIITENNLQGTRLGTLALTCAAVDDVTAWCLLAVAIAVARTGDFAGAIPTIIASIVYIGLMLTAGRWFLQRLAKYYVRAGRLSQLLLAGIYMAVVASALITELIGIHLIFGAFLLGAAMPKNEDLVRELAVKTEDFVLIFLLPIFFAYSGLRTQIGLLNRPELWLLCALVLGVAIAGKYVGTYVAARVSSISKREASALGWLMNTRGLTELIVLNIGLELGVISPLIFTMLVIMALVTTFMTSPLLEWTYPKKLIRLDVMEPELEAETGIDTSAGSETSPHPFRILVPVANPTTQKGLVQLAVALAQPAVGIALNYRYPAIVNPLSLIEFEEDYAFESTPVEADRLIAQRRHQLQELINTLQPPETRSCVHPIVRISSNVARETAQIATSEQADLILVGWHRPAFSSNRLGGRVGQMLTTAPVDVAVFVDKGKEQLESLLVPYSANIHDDLALILALRLLINRETSMLQILQIVASHAKEESNYELNTMMEQLPTSVRDRIEIKIIEASEPIQAVIQASEGVDLTIAGTSRAWGIERQTLGRYTDQLAIQCRSSLLITRRYSQVTAHLASMLPEVSSQEPTLRS comes from the coding sequence ATGCATATAGTTATTCTCGTTCTGGTTGAAGTGCTGATTATTATTGGACTTTCACGGCTAGTAGGGCTAGGATTCCGTTCCATTAAGCAACCTCTGGTAATTGGTGAGATTGTTGCCGGGATTATGCTCGGCCCATCTTTATTTGGTTTAGTTGCTCCCGATCTAGCCGTTTCCTTGTTTCCACCAGAAACTTTTCCTTTTCTAAATGTTTTGTCTCAGGTGGGATTAATATTTTTCATGTTTCTGATTGGGCTAGAACTTAATCCAAAATACCTGAGCGGGCAATTAGAAGTAGCTGTTTTAACTTCTCATGTCAGCATTTTGGTGCCGTTTTCTTTAGGAACATTGCTAGCGGTAATCCTTTATCCCCTAGTTTCCAATGCAAGTGTATCTTTTACCGCCTTTGCCTTGTTTTTGGGGGCAGCGATGTCGATTACTGCCTTTCCAGTGTTGGCGCGAATCATTACTGAAAACAATTTACAAGGAACCCGTTTAGGAACGTTGGCGTTAACTTGTGCAGCAGTGGATGATGTGACAGCTTGGTGTCTATTAGCAGTAGCGATCGCAGTGGCGCGAACTGGTGACTTTGCTGGTGCGATACCCACAATTATCGCTAGCATAGTTTACATCGGCTTAATGTTGACGGCGGGACGTTGGTTCCTCCAACGCCTTGCTAAATATTACGTTCGTGCAGGACGCCTTAGCCAATTGCTGCTAGCTGGGATTTATATGGCAGTAGTTGCGTCAGCACTGATCACCGAACTAATTGGTATTCACTTAATTTTTGGGGCATTTTTACTGGGAGCAGCAATGCCCAAAAATGAAGATTTGGTGCGGGAATTGGCAGTAAAAACTGAAGATTTTGTCTTGATATTCTTACTGCCAATATTTTTCGCCTACAGTGGCTTACGGACGCAGATTGGCTTGCTCAACCGTCCAGAATTGTGGCTTTTGTGTGCGTTGGTTTTAGGAGTGGCGATCGCAGGCAAATATGTTGGCACTTATGTAGCGGCCCGTGTCAGTAGCATTAGTAAACGGGAAGCCTCAGCACTCGGTTGGTTAATGAATACTCGTGGTTTGACCGAACTGATAGTGCTAAACATTGGTCTAGAGTTAGGGGTAATTTCCCCCTTAATATTTACCATGCTGGTAATTATGGCATTGGTAACTACATTCATGACCTCGCCACTGCTGGAATGGACATATCCGAAAAAGCTGATCAGGTTAGATGTCATGGAACCGGAATTGGAAGCAGAAACAGGTATAGACACCTCTGCTGGAAGTGAAACTTCCCCTCATCCTTTCCGAATTTTGGTGCCAGTGGCTAATCCAACTACCCAAAAAGGTTTAGTACAGTTGGCAGTAGCGTTGGCGCAGCCCGCCGTAGGTATCGCTCTCAATTACCGATATCCTGCCATTGTTAACCCTCTTAGCCTGATTGAATTTGAAGAAGATTATGCTTTTGAAAGTACCCCAGTTGAAGCAGATCGATTAATCGCCCAACGCCGCCACCAGCTACAAGAATTAATTAATACTCTCCAACCGCCAGAAACTCGTTCTTGTGTGCATCCTATCGTTCGCATATCCAGCAATGTTGCCCGCGAAACAGCACAGATTGCCACATCAGAACAAGCTGATTTAATTCTCGTCGGCTGGCATCGCCCAGCTTTTAGTAGTAATCGTTTAGGTGGACGAGTCGGACAAATGCTTACCACTGCCCCAGTGGATGTAGCAGTGTTTGTGGATAAAGGTAAAGAGCAATTAGAAAGTTTATTGGTACCTTATTCAGCCAATATCCATGATGATTTAGCACTAATACTAGCTCTGAGACTGCTAATTAATCGTGAGACTTCTATGTTGCAGATATTACAGATAGTAGCAAGTCATGCCAAGGAAGAATCGAATTACGAACTAAACACGATGATGGAACAATTGCCCACCAGTGTACGCGATCGCATTGAAATCAAAATTATTGAAGCCTCAGAACCAATCCAAGCCGTAATTCAAGCCTCAGAAGGTGTTGACTTAACTATTGCTGGCACCAGCCGCGCTTGGGGTATCGAGCGCCAAACCTTGGGAAGATATACAGATCAACTAGCTATCCAATGTCGTTCCTCCTTGTTGATTACCCGTCGCTACAGTCAAGTCACCGCTCATCTTGCCTCTATGCTTCCTGAAGTTAGTAGTCAAGAGCCAACATTGAGGAGTTGA
- a CDS encoding AMIN domain-containing protein: MNQGLKTRQFCQWRKQLFSISLLGFCAAIALETCTTAATPVAKLENWRFSSKTQQLEITLSAGTTPRYFYLAQPSRLVVDLPNTKLGKIITQQNYSGAIKSIRVSQLNANDTRIVLDLAPGAVLNPKQIQLQPVSRKNPTRWVLRPVISGKTTAVKPGNSPPSPKKQPQTPKNPSTNLPVTTTNLQAPLLTVPPISNNLPSTITNNSGQPFVTVPPLTPNTSSQQPALILPPPSFPNQPGNLNGIPPFGMSEFPVPTIPNVPNPQVIEFGQPLPKNR; this comes from the coding sequence ATGAATCAGGGACTAAAGACTAGGCAATTTTGCCAATGGCGCAAGCAGCTATTTAGCATCAGTCTATTAGGCTTTTGTGCGGCGATCGCGCTCGAAACTTGCACTACTGCTGCTACACCAGTGGCAAAGCTAGAAAATTGGCGTTTTTCCTCCAAGACACAGCAACTCGAAATCACCCTCTCAGCAGGCACAACCCCCCGTTATTTCTACTTAGCCCAACCATCTCGGCTTGTTGTAGATTTACCGAATACTAAGTTGGGCAAGATTATTACGCAACAAAATTATTCTGGAGCAATCAAAAGCATTCGTGTTTCTCAACTGAACGCAAATGACACACGCATTGTCCTAGATCTAGCACCAGGGGCTGTTTTAAATCCCAAACAGATACAACTGCAACCCGTTTCTCGAAAAAACCCCACTCGCTGGGTATTACGTCCGGTTATCTCTGGTAAAACTACTGCCGTGAAACCAGGGAACTCCCCACCTTCACCCAAGAAACAACCTCAAACACCCAAAAATCCGTCTACTAATCTACCCGTAACCACTACTAATTTACAAGCACCCTTACTCACAGTTCCGCCTATATCAAATAACCTACCCTCAACAATCACTAATAACTCAGGGCAGCCTTTTGTAACCGTACCTCCCCTAACTCCTAATACATCCTCTCAACAACCTGCTTTGATTCTTCCCCCTCCTTCTTTCCCAAATCAACCCGGTAACTTGAATGGCATTCCTCCTTTCGGTATGTCGGAATTTCCAGTTCCAACAATCCCCAATGTTCCCAATCCCCAGGTAATCGAGTTTGGTCAACCCCTTCCTAAAAATAGATAG